The DNA region TTGCATCTTGAGAACGACGCATTTTTGAAGCTGCTACCATTTCCATCGCTTTCGTAATTTTCTGCGTGCTTTTAACACTACCGATTTTATTACGTATCTCTTTTGCGCCGGCCATCGTTACTCTCCGTTAGTTGGTGGCAGAAACTGCCACCGACCTAATTACCAAGTTTGGGTTGCTACGAAGTCGTCAGTCAGCTTCTTCAACTGAGCTTCAACTTCATCGTTGTACGCACCCGACTTGTCGATCTCAGCTGCAAATTCAGCGTATTGACCGCGAGCATACGATAGTAGAGCCGCTTCAAAATCTAGCAGTTTGTTTAGTTCAACATCTGCTAAATAGCCGCGCTCTGCCGCGAAGATAACTAGTGCTTGGTCAAATACAGACATTGGAGCGTACTGCTTCTGCTTCATTAGTTCTGTTACTTTTTGACCGTGGTCTAGCTGTTTCTTCGTCGCTTCATCAAGGTCAGACGAGAACTGTGCGAATGCAGCTAGTTCACGGTACTGAGCTAGTGCAGTACGGATACCGCCAGATAGCTTCTTGATGATTTTCGTCTGAGCTGAACCACCTACACGAGATACTGAGATACCTGGGTCAACGGCTGGGCGAACACCCGCGTTGAATAGCTCAGTTTGTAGGAAGATCTGACCATCGGTAATCGAGATTACGTTAGTCGGTACGAATGCTGAAACGTCACCTGCTTGAGTTTCGATGATAGGAAGAGCAGTTAGAGAACCAGTCTTACCTTTCACTTCACCGTTAGTGAAACGCTCTACGTACTCTTCGTTTACACGAGCTGCACGCTCTAGTAGACGAGAGTGTAAGTAGAATACGTCACCTGGGAATGCCTCACGGCCTGGTGGACGTTTTAGTAGTAGAGAGATCTGACGGTAAGCTACCGCTTGCTTAGATAGATCATCGTAAACAATCAGTGCGTCTTCACCGCGATCGCGGAAGTATTCACCCATCGCACAACCTGCGTATGGCGCTAGGTATTGTAGCGCTGCAGATTCAGAAGCGGATGCAACAACAACGATAGTGTTAGCTAGCGCGCCGTGCTCTTCTAGTTTGCGAACTACGTTAGCGATAGTCGATGCTTTCTGACCGATTGCTACGTAGATTGAGAAAATACCAGAGTCTTTCTGGTTGATAATCGCGTCGATCGCCATTGCTGTTTTACCAGTCTGACGGTCACCGATTACAAGTTCACGCTGACCACGACCGATTGGGATCATTGAGTCAACTGATTTGTAACCAGTTTGTACAGGTTGGTCTACCGATTTACGGTCGATTACACCTGGTGCGATTACTTCTACAGGCGAAGTCAGTTTTGCTTCGATTGGACCTTTACCATCGATAGGTTCACCTAGCGTGTTTACTACGCGACCTAGTAGTTCTGGACCAACTGGCACTTCAAGAATGCGGCCAGTACCTGTAACTTTCATGCCTTCCTTAAGGTCAGCATATGGGCCCATTACTACCGCACCAACCGAGTCACGCTCAAGGTTAAGTGCTAGTGCATAACGGCCACCCGGTAATTCAATCATTTCACCTTGCATCACGTCCGCTAGGCCGTGGATGCGGATGATACCATCGCTTACCGATACGATAGTACCCTCGTTGCGAGCTTCACTAACAACATCGAAAGATTCGATGCGTTGTTTGATTAGATCGCTAATTTCCGTGGAATTAAGTTGCATGCTCCAATCCCCATTAAGACTGCAATGCATCGCTCAGGCGGTTCAAACGACCTCGCGCTGAGTCATCGATGACTAGGTCTCCGGCTCGAATAATAACCCCACCAAGTAGGGTCTCATCTACGCTGCAATTCAGCTTCACTTTGCGTTCAAGACGCACTTCAAGTTTGCTGCCAATATTTGCTAGCTGTTCATCAGAAAGTTCGCTTGCTGAAATGACTTCAACATCGATTTCTTTCTCATGTTCTTTCTTCAATAAGAAGAATTGCTCACAAACATCGGGAAGGGCCGTTAAACGACCATTCTCAGCCATAACCTTAATCAGGTTTTGACCGTGCGCATCAACTTGTTCACCGCAAACTGCAACAAAAATTTCTGCCATTTTCTCGGCGGAAACAGAACCGGTTAAAAGTTCATTCATTTGTTCGTTTTTGGCAACTTCAGTAGCGAAAGACAACATTTGGCCCCATTGGTCCAACTGGTCTTTGTCTACAGCAAAGTCAAAAGCTGCTTTAGCATAGGGGCGTGCGATTGTAGTCAAATCAGACATATGCGCCCCCAGACTTAAAGTTTTGCAGTAATGTTGTCGAGAATATCTTTCTGAGCGTCTTTATCGATAGTACGCTCAAGGATTTTCTCGGCACCAGCTACAGCCAGAGTAGCAACTTGTTTGCGCAGCTCATCGCGTGCACGATTACGTTCAGCTTCAAGTTCTGCTTCCGCTTGCGCTAGGATTTTCTGGCGTTCTGCCTGAGCTTCCTCGCGAGCTTCATCAATAATTTGAGACTTACGCTTATTCGCTTGGTCGATGATCTCAGTTGCTGTGCGCTTCGCTTCTTTCATCTGATCAGAAGCGTTGGCTTGTGCTAGATCCAAGTCTTTTGCAGCACGTTCTGCTGCTTGAAGACCATCAGCAATTTTCTTCTGACGTTCTTCGATCGCTTGCATCAACGGTGGCCATACATACTTCATGCAGAACCACACAAATAGTGCGAACGAGATTGCTTGACCTAGCAGAGTTGCGTTTATATTCACAACAGCTACTCCCTTTTAAGAATCAACTACAAAAATACAATTAACAGAGTTGTTAATTAGCCTGCTAGTTGACCCACAAATGGGTTTGCGAAAGTGAATAGTAGCGCGATTACGATACCGATCATTGGAACCGCATCAAGTAGACCTGCGATGATGAACATCTTAACTTGTAGCATAGGAGCCATTTCTGGTTGACGTGCAGCACCTTCTAGGAATTTACCACCTAGCAGTGCGAAACCAATCGCTGTACCAAGAGAAGCAAGACCGACGATAATACCTACGGCGATTGCAGAAAAGCTCAGTAAAGTTTCCATTACTATCTCCAATTTATAGTTGTTGGCTTAGTGCCCAAATAAAAAGCTTAAAAAATTAATGATCAGCGTCTTCGTGTGCCATTGACAGGTAAACAATTGTCAACATCATGAATACGAAGGCTTGAATCGTAATAACCAAGATATGGAAGATTGCCCACGGTAGTGAACCCATCCATTGTAAGTACCATGGTAGCATTGCCGCACAAAGAATGAATACAACCTCACCCGCGAACATGTTACCGAATAGACGCATACCAAGAGAAAGAGGCTTCGCTAGTAGCGATACCACTTCGATCAGTAGGTTAAACGGAATCATTAGTGGGTGATTGAATGGATGTAGTGCAAGTTCTTTTGCGAATCCACCTAGACCTTTCACTTTGATGCTGTAGTAAATCATCAATGCGAAAACGCCTAGAGCCATAGCCATGGTGATATTCACATCAGCAGACGGTACAACCTTAAGGTAAGGAATACCTAGCCAATGCTCTGCTGGGTAAGGCAAGAAGTCGATCGGGACTAAGTCCATCACGTTCATCAAGAATACCCAACAAAAGATAGTCAGTGCTAAAGGCGCGATCAGTGGGTTGCGTCCATGGAACGTGTCTTTGACGTTTTCCGCGACAAATTCAACGATCATTTCTACAGCACACTGAAGCTTACCCGGTACACCCGCTGTTGTTCCCTTCGCTACTTTGTAAAAAATTCCGAGGAAAATTAAACCAGTAAACCAAGAAAAAAACAGGCTATCGATATGTACGTTCCAGAAACTTGCTTCATCCGCTACCAAGCCTAACTTAGCTAAAGAAAGGTTTGATAAGTGGTGGGCAATGTATCCGGACGATGTTAGCGCTTCACCTGGCGCAGCCATAACTCATCCTATTTTTTGTTGTTAATGAATAGCACTGGTGCACAGATATTAATACCTAGTACCAGCAAATAGGTTAGTTTGAGGGGAACAAGTTCCACCTGCATATACATGTAGGCAACGTAGAATAGCGCAACCGTGATGAGAATTTTCAGAGCTTCGCCTGTGAAAAATGAAGCTGCAATACGCTTTGCAGCGCGAGCCCCACTAAACATAAAAGCAAAGAGCGCGAATACTGCATTGGCAACGACAAAAATGCCACCACCAACCAACGCTGAAAATCCCCATTCAGGATTCACGGCCACCGCCATTCCTGCCGCCACAAAAATAACCGCGCCAGACTGGATCATTAACAATTGCTTTGCGAGCTCTCGTCCTGGTCTAGCTAACGCAGCTACCATGTATTCGTACCTCTAGTAATATCCACTTCGCACTAAACTCTA from Vibrio hyugaensis includes:
- the atpH gene encoding F0F1 ATP synthase subunit delta, with amino-acid sequence MSDLTTIARPYAKAAFDFAVDKDQLDQWGQMLSFATEVAKNEQMNELLTGSVSAEKMAEIFVAVCGEQVDAHGQNLIKVMAENGRLTALPDVCEQFFLLKKEHEKEIDVEVISASELSDEQLANIGSKLEVRLERKVKLNCSVDETLLGGVIIRAGDLVIDDSARGRLNRLSDALQS
- the atpA gene encoding F0F1 ATP synthase subunit alpha, whose translation is MQLNSTEISDLIKQRIESFDVVSEARNEGTIVSVSDGIIRIHGLADVMQGEMIELPGGRYALALNLERDSVGAVVMGPYADLKEGMKVTGTGRILEVPVGPELLGRVVNTLGEPIDGKGPIEAKLTSPVEVIAPGVIDRKSVDQPVQTGYKSVDSMIPIGRGQRELVIGDRQTGKTAMAIDAIINQKDSGIFSIYVAIGQKASTIANVVRKLEEHGALANTIVVVASASESAALQYLAPYAGCAMGEYFRDRGEDALIVYDDLSKQAVAYRQISLLLKRPPGREAFPGDVFYLHSRLLERAARVNEEYVERFTNGEVKGKTGSLTALPIIETQAGDVSAFVPTNVISITDGQIFLQTELFNAGVRPAVDPGISVSRVGGSAQTKIIKKLSGGIRTALAQYRELAAFAQFSSDLDEATKKQLDHGQKVTELMKQKQYAPMSVFDQALVIFAAERGYLADVELNKLLDFEAALLSYARGQYAEFAAEIDKSGAYNDEVEAQLKKLTDDFVATQTW
- the atpE gene encoding F0F1 ATP synthase subunit C, giving the protein METLLSFSAIAVGIIVGLASLGTAIGFALLGGKFLEGAARQPEMAPMLQVKMFIIAGLLDAVPMIGIVIALLFTFANPFVGQLAG
- the atpF gene encoding F0F1 ATP synthase subunit B, whose protein sequence is MNINATLLGQAISFALFVWFCMKYVWPPLMQAIEERQKKIADGLQAAERAAKDLDLAQANASDQMKEAKRTATEIIDQANKRKSQIIDEAREEAQAERQKILAQAEAELEAERNRARDELRKQVATLAVAGAEKILERTIDKDAQKDILDNITAKL
- the atpB gene encoding F0F1 ATP synthase subunit A; translation: MAAPGEALTSSGYIAHHLSNLSLAKLGLVADEASFWNVHIDSLFFSWFTGLIFLGIFYKVAKGTTAGVPGKLQCAVEMIVEFVAENVKDTFHGRNPLIAPLALTIFCWVFLMNVMDLVPIDFLPYPAEHWLGIPYLKVVPSADVNITMAMALGVFALMIYYSIKVKGLGGFAKELALHPFNHPLMIPFNLLIEVVSLLAKPLSLGMRLFGNMFAGEVVFILCAAMLPWYLQWMGSLPWAIFHILVITIQAFVFMMLTIVYLSMAHEDADH
- a CDS encoding F0F1 ATP synthase subunit I, which produces MVAALARPGRELAKQLLMIQSGAVIFVAAGMAVAVNPEWGFSALVGGGIFVVANAVFALFAFMFSGARAAKRIAASFFTGEALKILITVALFYVAYMYMQVELVPLKLTYLLVLGINICAPVLFINNKK